A genomic region of Erythrobacter sp. SCSIO 43205 contains the following coding sequences:
- a CDS encoding TonB-dependent receptor codes for MRSYATGIATPLRTALLAGAAGFAITAPTAAFAQDEDGPELGADTDSNVIIVTASKREQTLQETPISVSVTTGETLENAQIRDVLDLQTVTPSLRVSQLQTSSASTFIIRGFGNGDNNFGIEPSVGVFIDGVFRSRSAAALSDLPNVQRIEVLNGPQSTLFGKNASAGVISVVTREPQFEFGGSVEAVYGNYDTIVLKGDVTGPISDTLAFSIDGSYQRRDGYGEIVNLNEDINDRNRWSARGQLLLEPNSDLKVRAIVDYSKIDEVCCSVGTLIAGPAAGAIVGLGGQFSPPSDFFERESFLNIVPTNEVDNYGGSVQVDYSTGPLSFTSITAYRELENFFQSDIDFSSVDNSTEVRDQKVETFTQEFRVASDFDGPVNFLLGAFYFDESISQQSQLQNGTQIRDFFELLAGADPVAVLTGQPSLFNQVEAGLGLPQESIFTTALLSDENFGFDNEAWSIFGTIDFEPVDGLVFTVGGNYTDDKKDFALSQTSFDPLANVNLVDAFIVGGIAQALAIPPSQVTPAVINGFATDPNTAPFFQGIAAAAQDPAQNSLLALQPFQFIPPFLGVPNAVEDGRTRDDKFTYLLRASYQISPEINVYASYATGFKASSINLSRDSRPINTDFIAGPGNSTILAPPSPILNAGLAVPNLVSGSRFAGPEETEVYEIGLKAQFEGIGFNLALFDQAIEGFQSFAFTGTGFALRNAGKQSVKGFEFDATVNPVDGLVYTFAVTYLDPLFDSFPGSVLGDLTGVRPAGIPEFSIATSLTYTHEWDSGTRLISRVDYNHESNTAINNGLPTFGPNNFTREVNLVNTSLTLALNNGFEVGAYARNLFDDEYILTIFDGVAQNGTVLGYPNQPRTYGGVVRYKF; via the coding sequence ATGCGTTCATATGCCACAGGCATAGCCACCCCTTTGCGCACTGCACTTTTGGCAGGCGCAGCTGGCTTTGCCATCACCGCCCCAACCGCTGCTTTTGCGCAGGACGAAGACGGCCCTGAACTTGGTGCAGACACGGACAGCAATGTCATTATCGTGACCGCTTCCAAGCGCGAGCAAACACTTCAGGAAACGCCGATTTCGGTTAGCGTCACCACTGGTGAAACGCTTGAGAATGCGCAAATCCGCGACGTTCTTGATCTGCAAACCGTGACCCCGTCCCTTCGCGTAAGCCAGCTGCAGACATCGTCGGCTTCGACTTTCATCATTCGCGGCTTTGGTAACGGCGACAACAACTTTGGTATCGAACCATCGGTTGGCGTGTTCATTGACGGCGTGTTCCGTTCGCGTTCTGCTGCGGCACTGTCCGATCTTCCCAACGTGCAGCGCATCGAAGTGTTGAACGGCCCGCAATCCACCCTGTTCGGTAAAAACGCATCAGCCGGTGTGATTTCGGTCGTCACTCGTGAACCGCAGTTCGAATTCGGCGGCAGTGTCGAGGCGGTTTACGGCAACTATGACACCATTGTCCTGAAAGGCGACGTCACTGGCCCGATCAGCGACACGCTCGCATTCTCGATCGACGGCAGCTACCAGCGCCGCGATGGTTATGGCGAGATCGTCAACCTCAATGAAGACATCAACGACCGCAACCGCTGGTCGGCGCGCGGTCAATTGCTGCTTGAGCCAAATTCTGACCTCAAAGTGCGCGCAATTGTCGATTATTCGAAAATTGACGAAGTGTGCTGCTCTGTCGGCACTTTGATCGCTGGTCCTGCGGCAGGCGCGATTGTTGGCCTTGGCGGACAGTTCAGCCCGCCATCGGACTTTTTCGAGCGTGAATCGTTCCTCAACATCGTGCCAACCAACGAAGTCGACAATTACGGTGGTTCGGTTCAGGTGGATTATTCCACTGGCCCGCTTAGCTTCACCTCGATCACGGCCTATCGCGAGCTGGAAAACTTCTTCCAGTCGGATATCGATTTCTCAAGCGTCGATAACTCCACCGAAGTGCGCGACCAGAAGGTTGAAACCTTCACTCAGGAATTCCGCGTTGCGTCCGATTTCGACGGTCCTGTGAACTTCCTGCTTGGCGCTTTCTACTTCGATGAATCTATCTCGCAGCAAAGCCAGTTGCAAAACGGAACACAGATCCGCGACTTTTTCGAATTGCTCGCCGGTGCTGATCCGGTGGCGGTGCTGACAGGACAACCAAGCCTGTTCAACCAGGTCGAAGCAGGGCTGGGTCTTCCTCAGGAAAGCATCTTCACCACCGCATTGCTCAGCGATGAGAACTTCGGTTTCGACAACGAGGCATGGTCGATCTTTGGTACGATCGATTTTGAGCCTGTTGACGGGCTCGTCTTTACAGTTGGCGGTAACTACACCGACGACAAGAAGGATTTTGCGCTTAGCCAGACTTCGTTTGACCCGCTGGCCAACGTGAACCTCGTTGATGCATTCATCGTTGGCGGCATCGCTCAGGCTTTGGCTATCCCGCCAAGCCAGGTGACACCTGCAGTCATCAATGGTTTTGCAACCGATCCAAACACGGCTCCGTTCTTCCAAGGTATCGCCGCAGCGGCGCAAGACCCGGCTCAGAACTCACTGCTGGCTCTCCAGCCGTTCCAGTTCATCCCGCCGTTCCTGGGTGTGCCCAATGCCGTCGAAGACGGTCGTACGCGTGACGACAAGTTCACTTATCTGCTGCGCGCTTCGTATCAGATTTCGCCTGAGATCAACGTCTACGCAAGCTATGCAACCGGCTTTAAAGCAAGCTCGATCAACCTGTCGCGTGACAGCCGTCCGATCAACACCGACTTTATCGCTGGACCGGGCAATTCGACCATCCTTGCACCACCTTCGCCAATTCTGAACGCAGGTCTGGCCGTGCCAAACCTCGTATCGGGTTCGCGTTTTGCAGGGCCAGAGGAAACCGAAGTCTACGAAATCGGCCTTAAGGCTCAATTCGAGGGCATCGGCTTTAACCTTGCTCTGTTCGACCAGGCAATCGAAGGCTTCCAGAGCTTTGCTTTCACCGGCACCGGCTTTGCTCTGCGCAACGCAGGTAAGCAGTCAGTCAAAGGCTTTGAATTCGACGCGACGGTCAACCCTGTTGACGGGCTCGTCTACACCTTCGCAGTGACCTATCTCGATCCGCTGTTTGACAGCTTCCCGGGTTCGGTTCTTGGCGATCTCACTGGCGTTCGCCCTGCAGGGATTCCAGAGTTCTCGATCGCAACAAGCCTCACCTACACGCACGAGTGGGACAGCGGCACGCGCCTTATCAGCCGTGTTGACTACAACCACGAGAGCAACACAGCGATCAACAACGGCCTGCCTACATTTGGCCCGAACAACTTCACCCGTGAAGTGAACCTCGTGAACACCTCGCTCACGCTGGCTCTTAACAACGGGTTTGAAGTGGGCGCCTATGCCCGCAACCTGTTTGATGATGAGTACATCCTCACCATCTTTGACGGCGTTGCGCAAAACGGCACGGTTCTGGGCTACCCGAACCAACCGCGCACTTATGGCGGTGTTGTTCGCTACAAATTCTAA
- a CDS encoding TIGR02594 family protein, whose translation MTTLEVQKILARLGYKPGPIDGIWGRRTADAVRGFQIASGLDPDGVVGPLTAAALVAATDLDVSDKPMTVWYEEAARQYGTKEVPGPASNRTILDWADDRGIPYRSDDIPWCGLFVAHCIGSTLDLEPLPSSPLTARRWSSFGIPVEPTMGAVLVFWRGSRSGWKGHVGFYAGEDDGAYRVLGGNQSDMVNFAWIAKDRLIGARWPSTVPPPIEPDVFRVARNSHALSRNEA comes from the coding sequence ATGACGACACTTGAAGTGCAGAAAATTCTGGCGCGTCTTGGTTACAAGCCGGGGCCAATTGATGGGATATGGGGGCGACGAACCGCAGATGCTGTCAGGGGCTTTCAAATTGCCAGCGGGCTTGATCCTGATGGGGTGGTCGGGCCGCTCACCGCCGCTGCTCTGGTGGCTGCCACCGATCTTGATGTCTCGGATAAGCCGATGACGGTCTGGTACGAAGAGGCTGCAAGGCAATATGGCACCAAGGAGGTGCCGGGCCCTGCGAGCAATCGCACCATTCTCGACTGGGCCGATGATCGCGGCATCCCCTATCGCAGCGACGATATTCCGTGGTGCGGCCTGTTTGTTGCCCACTGTATCGGCTCGACGCTCGATCTGGAGCCGCTGCCCTCAAGCCCGCTTACCGCGCGGCGGTGGAGCAGCTTTGGCATACCTGTTGAACCGACGATGGGCGCGGTTCTGGTTTTCTGGCGTGGTTCGCGCAGCGGGTGGAAGGGCCACGTTGGCTTTTACGCCGGCGAGGACGATGGCGCTTACCGGGTGCTTGGCGGCAATCAGTCGGACATGGTCAATTTCGCATGGATCGCAAAGGATCGCCTGATTGGTGCGCGCTGGCCCTCAACCGTGCCGCCGCCGATTGAGCCTGATGTGTTCAGGGTTGCGCGTAACTCTCACGCATTGTCGCGCAACGAGGCGTAA
- the typA gene encoding translational GTPase TypA, protein MSRDLRNIAIIAHVDHGKTTLVDQLFRQSGTFRDNQRVEERAMDSGDLEKERGITILAKCTSVEWEHDGTTTRINIVDTPGHADFGAEVERILSMVDGVILLVDSAEGAMPQTKFVTGKALALGLKPIVVVNKIDRPDGRPQEVLDEVFDLFASLDASDEQLDFPSLFASGRDGYASDDENAREGDLNPLFKLITEHVPAPGLDTTGKFSFLATLLDRDNFMGRVLTGRVQSGTLKVNDPIHAIDMDGNVVEVGRATKLMSFDGLERVPVESAQAGDIIALAGLEKATVANTICDPSVKEPIAAQPIDPPTLAMRFAVNDSPLAGREGDKVTSRMIRDRLFREAETNVAIRITESDDKDSFEVAGRGELQLGVLIETMRREGFELGISRPKVLLREEDGQKMEPYETVVIDVDDEHSGTVVEKMQRRKADLTEMKPSGQGKTRITFSAPSRGLIGYHGEFLSDTRGTGIMNRLFEKYGPYKGPIEGRNNGVLISNGDGETNAYALNMLEERGELFVGASMKVYEGMIIGENAKNDDLEVNPMKAKQLTNIRSSGKDDSIRLTPPRRMTLEQSIAYIDDDEMVEVTPQSIRLRKTALDPHERKRMKRAKAS, encoded by the coding sequence ATGTCGCGCGACCTGCGTAATATCGCGATTATCGCCCACGTTGACCATGGTAAAACCACGTTGGTTGACCAGCTTTTCCGCCAATCCGGCACCTTCCGCGACAACCAGCGCGTTGAAGAACGCGCGATGGATTCTGGCGATCTGGAAAAAGAGCGCGGGATCACCATCCTTGCCAAATGCACCAGCGTCGAGTGGGAGCATGATGGCACCACGACGCGCATCAATATCGTCGATACGCCCGGCCACGCCGACTTTGGCGCCGAGGTTGAGCGCATCCTCAGCATGGTGGACGGCGTTATCCTTTTGGTGGACAGCGCCGAAGGGGCGATGCCGCAAACCAAATTCGTGACCGGCAAAGCGCTTGCCCTTGGTCTTAAACCGATTGTGGTCGTCAACAAGATCGACCGTCCCGATGGTCGCCCGCAAGAGGTGCTGGACGAAGTGTTCGACCTCTTCGCATCACTTGATGCAAGTGACGAGCAGTTGGACTTCCCCTCGCTCTTCGCCAGCGGCCGCGATGGCTATGCAAGCGATGACGAGAACGCACGCGAAGGCGATCTCAACCCATTGTTCAAGCTTATCACTGAGCACGTGCCTGCCCCCGGCCTTGATACCACTGGCAAGTTCAGCTTCCTTGCCACCTTGCTCGACCGTGACAATTTCATGGGCCGCGTTTTGACGGGCCGCGTTCAATCGGGCACGCTTAAAGTCAACGATCCGATCCACGCAATCGACATGGACGGCAATGTCGTCGAAGTGGGCCGCGCAACCAAGCTGATGAGCTTTGACGGATTGGAGCGCGTTCCTGTTGAAAGCGCGCAAGCGGGCGACATTATCGCGCTCGCCGGCCTTGAAAAAGCGACCGTTGCCAACACCATCTGCGATCCTTCGGTGAAAGAACCCATCGCAGCCCAGCCGATTGATCCACCAACACTTGCCATGCGTTTTGCCGTCAACGACAGCCCGCTAGCGGGCCGCGAAGGCGATAAAGTCACCAGCCGCATGATCCGCGACCGGCTTTTCCGTGAGGCCGAAACCAATGTCGCCATTCGCATTACCGAAAGCGACGACAAGGACAGCTTCGAAGTTGCTGGCCGGGGCGAACTGCAATTGGGCGTTCTGATTGAAACGATGCGCCGCGAAGGGTTCGAGCTTGGCATCAGCCGTCCTAAAGTGCTTCTGCGCGAAGAAGACGGGCAGAAAATGGAGCCCTACGAAACCGTCGTGATCGATGTGGACGATGAGCACTCGGGCACGGTGGTTGAGAAGATGCAGCGCCGCAAAGCCGACCTTACCGAGATGAAACCATCGGGTCAGGGCAAGACCCGCATCACTTTCTCCGCGCCGTCACGCGGCCTCATCGGCTATCACGGCGAATTCCTGTCCGACACGCGCGGCACCGGCATTATGAACCGTCTGTTCGAGAAATACGGCCCTTACAAAGGCCCCATCGAAGGCCGCAACAATGGCGTGCTGATCTCCAACGGTGACGGCGAAACCAATGCTTATGCGCTTAATATGCTGGAAGAACGCGGCGAATTGTTCGTTGGCGCTTCGATGAAGGTGTATGAAGGCATGATCATTGGCGAAAACGCCAAGAATGACGACCTTGAAGTCAACCCGATGAAAGCAAAACAGCTCACCAACATCCGTTCAAGCGGTAAGGACGATTCCATCCGCCTGACCCCGCCGCGCCGGATGACGCTGGAGCAATCGATTGCTTATATCGACGACGATGAAATGGTCGAAGTGACCCCGCAATCCATTCGCCTGCGCAAAACCGCACTCGACCCCCATGAGCGCAAGCGCATGAAGCGCGCAAAAGCGAGCTAA